In the Theobroma cacao cultivar B97-61/B2 chromosome 1, Criollo_cocoa_genome_V2, whole genome shotgun sequence genome, one interval contains:
- the LOC18612519 gene encoding protein transport protein SFT2 isoform X2, translating into MKNTAQSWFLGGPSSGGVDQQKSPSLLADWNAYAASQDADSSALGFDLEAAVRTTSDKVSGTFNVVSKGVRDLPGSFQSATSNVPSVIVLVPQKFAICFTIGCALIVGSFFALKGPRNQLAHMSSKERLPFTLGFVGSMVGTIYVSMWLHSYILSVLFSVLQVITLSYYAMSYFPGGSAGLKVLSSTLASSVLRCFGR; encoded by the exons atgaagaacaCGGCGCAGTCTTGGTTCCTAGGAGGACCCAGCAGCGGCGGTGTCGATCAACAGAAATCGCCGTCTTTGTTGGCGGATTGGAATGCCTACGCCGCTTCCCAAGACGCTGATTCTTCCGCTCTTGGGTTCGATCTCGAAGCCGCTGTCCGTACTACCTCCGATAAAGTCAGCGGCACCTTTAACGT GGTCTCAAAAGGAGTCAGAGACTTACCAGGCAGCTTTCAATCTGCAACTAGCAATGTCCCATCTG TGATAGTACTGGTGCCGCAGAAGTTTGCTATCTGCTTTACAATCGGTTGTGCGTTAATTGTTGGCTCATTCTTTGCCTTGAAAGGTCCTCGAAATCAGCTTGCACACATGTCCTCCAAAGAG AGGCTGCCTTTTACTTTGGGTTTTGTCGGCAGCATGGTGGGAACTATTTATGTTTCCATGTGGCTTCATAGTTACATTCTTTCTGTGCTGTTCTCTGTATTACAG GTCATTACGCTATCTTACTATGCCATGTCCTACTTCCCCGGAGGATCTGCTGGATTGAAAGTTCTTTCTTCTACTCTTGCCTCATCAGTGTTGAGATGCTTTGGGAGGTGA
- the LOC18612519 gene encoding protein transport protein SFT2 isoform X1: MKNTAQSWFLGGPSSGGVDQQKSPSLLADWNAYAASQDADSSALGFDLEAAVRTTSDKVSGTFNVVSKGVRDLPGSFQSATSNVPSGKSLMYFGVFLAAGLFFVFIAFTMFLPVIVLVPQKFAICFTIGCALIVGSFFALKGPRNQLAHMSSKERLPFTLGFVGSMVGTIYVSMWLHSYILSVLFSVLQVITLSYYAMSYFPGGSAGLKVLSSTLASSVLRCFGR, encoded by the exons atgaagaacaCGGCGCAGTCTTGGTTCCTAGGAGGACCCAGCAGCGGCGGTGTCGATCAACAGAAATCGCCGTCTTTGTTGGCGGATTGGAATGCCTACGCCGCTTCCCAAGACGCTGATTCTTCCGCTCTTGGGTTCGATCTCGAAGCCGCTGTCCGTACTACCTCCGATAAAGTCAGCGGCACCTTTAACGT GGTCTCAAAAGGAGTCAGAGACTTACCAGGCAGCTTTCAATCTGCAACTAGCAATGTCCCATCTGGTAAATCCTTAATGTATTTTGGGGTGTTTCTTGCTGCTGGATTGTTCTTTGTCTTCATTGCGTTCACCATGTTCCTTCCAGTGATAGTACTGGTGCCGCAGAAGTTTGCTATCTGCTTTACAATCGGTTGTGCGTTAATTGTTGGCTCATTCTTTGCCTTGAAAGGTCCTCGAAATCAGCTTGCACACATGTCCTCCAAAGAG AGGCTGCCTTTTACTTTGGGTTTTGTCGGCAGCATGGTGGGAACTATTTATGTTTCCATGTGGCTTCATAGTTACATTCTTTCTGTGCTGTTCTCTGTATTACAG GTCATTACGCTATCTTACTATGCCATGTCCTACTTCCCCGGAGGATCTGCTGGATTGAAAGTTCTTTCTTCTACTCTTGCCTCATCAGTGTTGAGATGCTTTGGGAGGTGA